The following proteins come from a genomic window of Micromonospora echinofusca:
- a CDS encoding NUDIX domain-containing protein translates to MSTEPLRCAGALIVDDDGRLFVQRRSPHRRIFPNCWDIVGGHLEPGEDWMDALRREVTEETGWTVSHVLGHVGEYRYVADDGLARVERDWLVRVDGDLARPTLEAGKHTEFRWLAADELDLLDEHRDVNDGLIRRIAAEGFAALRSIGL, encoded by the coding sequence GTGTCCACCGAGCCTCTGCGCTGCGCCGGCGCGCTGATCGTCGACGACGACGGTCGACTCTTCGTCCAGCGACGGTCTCCCCACCGGCGCATCTTTCCCAATTGTTGGGACATCGTCGGCGGCCATCTCGAACCGGGCGAGGACTGGATGGACGCGCTGCGCCGGGAGGTGACCGAGGAGACCGGCTGGACGGTGTCGCACGTGCTCGGCCACGTCGGGGAATACCGCTACGTCGCCGACGACGGCCTGGCCCGCGTCGAGCGCGACTGGCTGGTCCGGGTCGACGGCGACCTGGCCCGGCCGACGCTGGAGGCCGGCAAGCACACCGAGTTCCGGTGGCTCGCCGCCGACGAGCTCGACCTGCTCGACGAGCACCGCGACGTCAACGACGGCCTCATCCGCCGGATCGCGGCCGAAGGCTTCGCCGCCCTGCGTTCGATCGGTCTGTGA
- a CDS encoding aminotransferase-like domain-containing protein codes for MTAEQLISFARGAPSLDIVDVEGLKAAAVRAFDADPAGVTAYGTSVGYLPLRKWIAEKHGVSADQVLITNGSLQADAFLFDHLVRPGDAVVVERPTYDRTLLNLQRMGSELHGVSIQPDGLDTAELRKLLESGVRPRLAHVIPNYQNPAGVTLSLEKRRELLDLAAEYEFTIFEDDPYADIRFRGEALPSMLSMDTRGVVVHASSFTKTVCPGVRVGYLVGPADLIGDIAKKATSLYISPGMVSEAIVHQFCVSGDIERSIETVRAALGERARVLAESLRRHIPEARFVEPDGGYFLWVELPEDVEVDRLAPAAAERGVAVVKGSDFVVDGGRHALRLAYSAVTADRIDEGVRRLAEAMAAVRG; via the coding sequence ATGACCGCCGAGCAGCTGATCTCCTTCGCCCGTGGCGCTCCCTCCCTGGACATCGTCGATGTCGAGGGGCTCAAGGCCGCCGCCGTCCGCGCGTTCGACGCCGATCCCGCCGGGGTGACCGCTTACGGCACCTCCGTCGGCTACCTTCCGCTGCGGAAGTGGATCGCCGAGAAGCACGGGGTCTCCGCCGACCAGGTGCTGATCACCAACGGGTCGTTGCAGGCGGACGCGTTCCTCTTCGACCACCTGGTCCGCCCCGGCGACGCGGTGGTGGTGGAGCGGCCGACGTACGACCGGACGCTGCTCAACCTCCAGCGGATGGGCAGCGAGCTGCACGGCGTCTCGATCCAGCCGGACGGGCTCGACACCGCCGAGCTGCGCAAGCTGCTGGAGTCGGGGGTGCGTCCCCGGCTGGCGCACGTCATCCCGAACTACCAGAACCCGGCGGGCGTGACGCTCAGCCTGGAGAAGCGCCGCGAGCTGCTCGACCTCGCCGCCGAGTACGAGTTCACGATCTTCGAGGACGACCCCTACGCCGACATCCGGTTCCGGGGCGAGGCGCTGCCGTCGATGCTCTCGATGGACACCCGCGGCGTCGTGGTGCACGCCTCCAGCTTCACCAAGACGGTCTGCCCCGGCGTGCGGGTCGGCTACCTGGTCGGCCCGGCCGACCTGATCGGCGACATCGCGAAGAAGGCGACGAGCCTCTACATCTCGCCGGGCATGGTCTCCGAGGCGATCGTGCACCAGTTCTGCGTCTCTGGCGACATCGAGCGCTCCATCGAGACGGTGCGCGCGGCGCTGGGCGAGCGGGCCCGGGTGCTGGCCGAGTCCCTGCGCCGGCACATCCCGGAGGCCCGCTTCGTGGAGCCGGACGGCGGCTACTTCCTCTGGGTGGAGCTGCCCGAGGACGTGGAGGTCGACCGGCTCGCGCCGGCGGCCGCCGAGCGCGGCGTCGCCGTGGTCAAGGGCAGCGACTTCGTCGTCGACGGCGGGCGGCACGCGCTGCGGCTGGCGTACTCGGCGGTGACCGCCGACCGCATCGACGAGGGCGTCCGGCGCTTGGCGGAGGCCATGGCGGCCGTACGGGGCTGA
- a CDS encoding ester cyclase encodes MRGADRLVEQQYAMLLRRDVARLPDLYAADAFYSMPGVTVRPIELPALLRTWTGAFPDLVVDPIGSVQTAGGAAVEQRLTGTHTGVLHTPFGTVAPTGRVVSWEVVDVVRVRRGRIAAWRSYFDWGQLIAALGLHVDGLSREAQHDPLGLPV; translated from the coding sequence ATGCGTGGCGCGGATCGGCTGGTCGAACAGCAGTACGCGATGCTCCTGCGGCGGGACGTGGCCCGGCTGCCGGACCTATACGCGGCCGACGCCTTCTACTCCATGCCGGGCGTCACGGTGCGCCCGATCGAGCTGCCCGCCCTGCTGCGCACCTGGACCGGGGCCTTCCCGGACCTGGTCGTCGACCCGATCGGGTCCGTGCAGACGGCGGGTGGCGCGGCCGTCGAGCAGCGGCTGACCGGCACCCACACCGGGGTGCTGCACACCCCGTTCGGCACGGTCGCGCCGACCGGCCGGGTGGTGAGCTGGGAGGTGGTGGACGTCGTCCGGGTCCGGCGCGGCCGGATCGCGGCCTGGCGGTCCTACTTCGACTGGGGGCAGCTCATCGCGGCGCTCGGCCTGCACGTGGACGGGCTCTCCCGGGAAGCGCAGCACGACCCGCTCGGCCTTCCGGTCTGA
- a CDS encoding CBS domain-containing protein — protein MQVREAMSSEVLVVGPEHTLRQAARMMSARGVGSAVVIDPESEGVGIMTERDVLKAIGAGLDCDVERTAAHLTWDVVYAGPEWTVEEAAAAMARGGFRHLVVLDGREVAGVISVRDIMRVWAASRMAGTT, from the coding sequence ATGCAGGTTCGGGAAGCGATGTCCAGCGAGGTTCTCGTGGTCGGCCCGGAGCACACGCTCCGCCAGGCGGCCCGGATGATGTCGGCCCGCGGTGTCGGGTCGGCGGTCGTGATCGACCCGGAGTCCGAGGGGGTCGGCATCATGACCGAACGGGACGTGCTCAAGGCCATCGGGGCCGGGCTGGACTGCGACGTCGAGCGGACGGCCGCCCACCTGACCTGGGACGTGGTCTACGCCGGCCCGGAGTGGACGGTGGAGGAGGCGGCCGCGGCCATGGCCCGGGGCGGCTTCCGGCACCTGGTGGTGCTCGACGGGCGCGAGGTGGCCGGGGTGATCTCCGTCCGGGACATCATGCGGGTCTGGGCGGCCAGCCGGATGGCCGGCACGACCTGA